From Triticum aestivum cultivar Chinese Spring chromosome 4A, IWGSC CS RefSeq v2.1, whole genome shotgun sequence, a single genomic window includes:
- the LOC123081812 gene encoding ethylene-responsive transcription factor ERF014 — protein sequence MVKNHPGGGTSRCEAAAAMAESGGGGGTAALCGGGSRQPAMAVRQYKGVRMRSWGSWVSEIRAPHQKRRIWLGSYATPEAAARAYDAALLCLKGSDAVLNFPSSSSASPSSPHSLPSPADQHADDLSPRSIQRAAAAAAAAFEATRIVAGVVDDSCSSSAEATTPTSVSVSTLGSADVQEHATSSMASAGSPVGDHDELWTELDAFASPKLMDLIAAGHATPFSSTWEEPEEDGEMMRLWSFC from the coding sequence ATGGTCAAGAACCACCCGGGCGGCGGCACTAGCAGGTGCGAGGCTGCGGCGGCTATGGCAGAGAGCGGTGGTGGGGGTGGGACGGCGGCGCTGTGCGGCGGCGGGAGTAGGCAGCCGGCGATGGCGGTGAGGCAGTACAAGGGGGTGCGGATGCGGAGCTGGGGGTCGTGGGTGTCCGAGATCAGGGCGCCGCACCAGAAGCGCCGGATCTGGCTCGGCTCCTACGCCACCCCGGAGGCCGCCGCGCGCGCCTACGACGCCGCGCTCCTCTGCCTCAAGGGCTCCGACGCCGTCCTCAACTTCCCctcctcgtcctccgcctcgccctcgtcgccgCATTCGCTTCCCTCCCCCGCCGATCAGCACGCCGACGACCTGTCTCCGAGGTCCATCCAGCGCGCGGCCGCCGCTGCGGCAGCGGCCTTTGAAGCCACCAGGATCGTCGCCGGCGTCGTGGACGACAGCTGCTCTTCCAGCGCCGAGGCGACGACGCCGACCTCGGTCTCAGTGTCCACACTGGGGAGCGCCGACGTCCAGGAGCACGCCACGTCTTCGATGGCCAGCGCTGGCTCGCCGGTGGGAGATCACGACGAGCTGTGGACGGAGCTGGACGCGTTCGCGTCCCCCAAGCTCATGGACCTCATCGCCGCCGGTCACGCCACGCCCTTCTCGTCGACCTGGGAGGAGCCCGAGGAGGACGGCGAGATGATGAGGCTGTGGAGCTTCTGCTAG
- the LOC123085360 gene encoding vacuolar protein sorting-associated protein 9A has translation MEGGADAFGSSTAPLAWHDFLERMRQPSAAEFVKSIKGFIMTFSNRAPDPEGDSTAVQEFLENMEGAFRAHTPWAGSSEEELESAGEGLEKYVMTKLYNRVFASVPEDVKSDEELFEKISLLQQFIRPENLDIKPEYQNETSWLLAQKELQKINMYKAPRDKLACILNCCKVINNLLMNASHMSHDNPPGADEFLPVLIYVTIKANPPQLHSNLLYIQRYRCQSRLVSEAQYFFTNLLSAESFIWNIEAESLSMDERDFQKKMDLARERLLGLSVGSENQENQTNLDAGEHRPQALKASGNSDVNLPLKDHIQGPVQDMKRESDVSSKSVERVQSISDLEKKGATELVKDDDLNKISQEYPFLFARAGDLTVADVDNLLNSYKQLVLKYVALSKGMGVTPETPLVQNMQTASHLQISEEPENVKNVVNSCDSTEASNKAHEDIKNEIPDSEVSNISTQQAAVDESSGQPEHA, from the exons ATGGAGGGCGGCGCCGACGCCTTCGGGTCCTCGACCGCGCCGCTGGCCTGGCACGACTTCCTCGAGCGCATGCGCCAGCCTTCCGCCGCCGAATTCGTCAAGTCCATCAAGGG CTTTATCATGACGTTCTCAAACAGAGCACCTGATCCAGAGGGAGATAGCACAGCTGTTCAAGAGTTCCTTGAAAATATGGAAGGTGCTTTCAGAGCCCACACTCCTTGGGCTGGCAGTTctgaagaagaactagagagtgcCGGTGAG GGCCTCGAGAAGTATGTTATGACCAAGCTGTATAATCGGGTATTTGCTTCAGTCCCGGAAGATGTGAAGAGCGACGAAGAGCTTTTTGAGAAGATTTCTCTACTCCAGCAGTTTATACGTCCTGAAAACTTAGACATAAAACCAGAATATCAGAATGAAACATCATGGCTG CTTGCACAAAAGGAGCTACAGAAGATAAACATGTATAAGGCTCCAAGGGATAAGCTTGCTTGCATCCTGAACTGTTGTAAAGTCATCAATAACTTACTTATGAATGCTTCTCATATGTCACATGATAACCCCCCTGGAGCTGACGAATTTCTTCCAGTCCTCATCTATGTCACCATAAAG GCTAATCCTCCGCAGTTACACTCAAATCTTTTATACATACAAAGATACAGGTGCCAATCACGACTGGTGTCAGAGGCTCAATATTTTTTTACAAACCTCCTATCTGCCGAGTCTTTCATTTGGAACATTGAGGCGGAATCATTATCCATGGATGAACGAGATTTCCAGAAGAAGATGGATTTGGCAAGGGAACGCTTGTTAGGATTATCAGTTGGCTCAGAGAATCAGGAGAATCAGACCAATCTTGATGCGGGGGAGCATAGACCACAAGCACTAAAAGCTAGTGGAAATTCCGATGTCAACCTACCCTTGAAAGATCATATCCAAGGTCCAGTTCAGGACATGAAAAGGGAAAGTGATGTGAGCAGTAAATCAGTTGAGCGGGTGCAATCTATCTCTGATTTAGAGAAGAAGGGAGCTACAGAGCTTGTCAAGGATGACGACTTGAACAAAATATCCCAGGAATACCCATTTCTATTTGCCCGTGCTGGTGATCTGACAGTTGCTGATGTAGATAACCTTTTAAACTCTTACAAGCAACTAGTACTTAAGTATGTAGCACTCTCCAAGGGGATGGGTGTCACCCCTGAAACTCCTCTTGTTCAGAACATGCAAACTGCATCCCATCTTCAGATATCCGAGGAGCCTGAGAATGTGAAGAATGTTGTAAATAGTTGCGACAGCACTGAAGCAAGCAACAAGGCTCATGAGGACATTAAAAATGAAATTCCTGACTCAGAAGTCAGCAACATCAGTACACAACAAGCCGCTGTTGACGAATCATCAGGTCAGCCAGAGCATGCGTGA